A window of the Zeugodacus cucurbitae isolate PBARC_wt_2022May chromosome 2, idZeuCucr1.2, whole genome shotgun sequence genome harbors these coding sequences:
- the LOC105217825 gene encoding putative inner dynein arm light chain, axonemal translates to MDDVDITTVDQYQTLVRYNNPVLVVKHPDKKGVPTDIELKRPLTAGALLDTKRETEEILNSILPPRCWEEDGQLWQQTVSSTPATRQDVINLQEMLDTRLQQTQARETGICPIRRELYTQCFDEIIRQVTINCSERGLLLLRIRDEITMSMEAYETLYCSSVAFGMRKALQAHEEKEMLRDRVKTLEIEKETLEDIINDMKLKQEQAERRNAELRASEEKKYAEEVAFLKKTNTQLKAQLEGITAPKK, encoded by the exons ATGGACGATGTGGATATAACAACTGTCGATCAATACCAAACGCTGGTCCGCTACAATAATCCAGTTTTGGTGGTAAAACATCCTGACAAAAAGGGTGTACCAACAGATATT GAGCTGAAGCGACCACTAACTGCCGGCGCTTTGCTTGATACAAAACGTGAAACCGAAGAAATCTTGAATTCTATATTACCACCGCGCTGTTGGGAAGAGGATGGACAATTGTGGCAGCAAACG GTCTCCAGCACGCCCGCTACACGACAGGATGTGATCAATCTGCAAGAGATGCTTGACACACGTCTACAACAAACGCAGGCTCGTGAGACTGGCATATGTCCCATACGTAGAGAATTATATACACAATGTTTTG ATGAGATAATACGACAGGTCACCATCAACTGTTCCGAGCGTGGTTTACTGCTGCTACGTATACGCGACGAAATCACCATGTCTATGGAAGCATATGAAACGCTATACTGCAGTTCAGTGGCATTTGGTATGCGCAAGGCATTGCAGGCGCATGAAGAGAAGGAAATGTTGCGTGATCGTGTTAAAACTTTGGAAATTGAAAAGGAAACGCTTGAAGATATTATAAACGATATGAAACTTAAACAGGAGCAAGCGGAGCGACGTAATGCTGAGTTGCGCGCATCCGAAGAGAAGAAATATGCAGAAGAGGTTGCATTCCTCAAGAAGACCAATACGCAACTCAAGGCGCAACTGGAAGGCATTACAGCGCCCAAGAAATGA
- the Smpd4_0 gene encoding sphingomyelin phosphodiesterase 4 yields MAFYNENLGNRIMELMNYPIPDRCVELTQLFERCSLRELQDVFPTIVQSVFGIGSGGLGWGLRATTKENSPMCFDILHEFFSPMGPMLRLCYRLLNETIKFEFNLDLLPHKVSEMIQSGQYSLFYADLVNIDPFRRHVTSLLLNAFDYYMLHYVIHATFPLHKMFPAALQVHNERMKTVYFFLTAEYLCTFLPGNPDAIVFPTNICTSVKAPQPLQPVQPLQPQRSPKYLKIPTNTSLFQADSPSTSAAAAAAVQAARNCESPRTHCWRTESVLHFFIDTWLRYDIDEARDLPSSEFIRVVRILVKQVHTFANSTHMDHTPMVMLRKLASPMMKTRIYPFLKSIIGRWPLDSSLSVVLELWLSYIQPWRYLFDAPNANYYAGSGVNVKNNIVSGNMANEVAVSQRFSTFIAENLIIYTQIFVYILPRFERLDFTTFRNVIMLHRLVKVFSQPNLPTMLCQAEQAYICQLGMDSPRKHSVYVRQGKAEWDGIFHEESYTPLFGSAVKCEIEQVIKTVCISRLYVLQEIDSIRHDIVAQRKAHSFLRKMFASIFADVSPAQLKLQEIAKIPDILDLAVRSLSIMFDVRLPEITMEQIHDRSSPQLNFSAYDSSDYLDITKVSPIQMQNNLANLSATIDPATVPIQDYEVKFLVRFLHKISCRLNEMFGAEIQALWCRTDFVGKLARQLLHAPMTQQWFDKSRGVSELCEERLPARICLRPLASYQVLGLITFAMLIGYSLWHAPIYGLFILILLFFIYITILALCV; encoded by the exons ATGGCCTTTTATAACGAAAATCTTGGT AATCGCATAATGGAGTTGATGAACTATCCCATACCGGATCGTTGTGTGGAATTGACGCAGCTGTTCGAGCGTTGCAGTCTACGTGAATTACAGGATGTATTCCCAACAATAGTACAATCAGTGTTTGGCATAGGTAGTGGAGGACTTGGGTGGGGTTTACGTGCCACCACCAAGGAGAATTCGCCAATGTGCTTCGATATACTACATGAGTTCTTCTCGCCGATGGGCCCAATGTTGCGCCTGTGCTATCGCCTGCTTAATGAAACgatcaaatttgaatttaatttggatTTGCTGCCA CACAAAGTAAGCGAGATGATACAATCTGGGCAATATTCACTTTTCTATGCCGACTTAGTAAACATTGATCCATTCCGCCGTCACGTCACATCACTCCTACTGAACGCATTCGATTATTATATGCTGCACTATGTTATTCACGCTACATTTCCACTACATAAAATGTTTCCAGCTGCATTGCAAGTGCATAATGAGCGCATGAAAACGGTTTATTTCTTTCTAACAGCTGAATATCTATGCACATTTTTGCCTGGCAATCCAGATGCGATCGTTTttccaacaaatatttgtacgtCGGTGAAGGCGCCACAACCACTGCAGCCAGTGCAACCGCTGCAGCCGCAACGCTcaccaaaatatttgaaaataccaACAAACACCAGTTTGTTTCAGGCAGACAGCCCATCTACGTCAGCGGCGGCTGCAGCGGCTGTACAGGCCGCACGAAATTGTGAGTCGCCGCGTACGCATTGTTGGCGCACAGAATCTGTATTGCATTTCTTCATAGACACATGGCTGCGCTATGACATTGATGAGGCGCGT GACCTACCGAGCAGCGAATTTATACGCGTTGTGCGCATATTGGTTAAGCAAGTGCATACATTTGCCAATTCGACACACATGGATCACACACCAATGGTGATGTTACGTAAACTCGCCAGTCCAATGATGAAAACGCGCATTTATCCATTTCTAAAAAGCATTATAGGACGCTGGCCGCTCGACAGTTCACTCTCAGTGGTGCTGGAGTTGTGGCTCAGCTATATACAACCTTGGCGTTATCTGTTCGATGCGCCAAATGCAAACTACTA TGCTGGTAGTGGTGTTAATGTGAAAAACAATATAGTGTCGGGTAATATGGCCAATGAAGTAGCAGTAAGTCAGCGTTTTAGCACATTTATAGCGGAGAATTTGATAATATATACGCAAATTTTTGTCTACATTTTACCGCGTTTCGAACGTCTGGATTTCACAACATTTAGAAATGTTATTATGCTGCATCGCTTAGTAAAG GTTTTCAGTCAACCTAATCTGCCAACAATGCTTTGTCAAGCGGAGCAAGCATATATTTGTCAGCTAGGCATGGATTCACCACGGAAGCATTCAGTCTATGTCAG ACAAGGCAAAGCTGAATGGGATGGCATTTTCCACGAGGAAAGCTATACACCACTCTTTGGTTCTGCGGTCAAATGCGAGATTGAGCAAGTTATCAAAACAGTATGCATTTCCCGTTTATATGTGCTGCAAGAAATCGATAGCATACGACACGATATTGTGGCACAACGTAAGGCGCATAGTTTTTTGCGTAAAATGTTTGCAAGCATCTTTGCTGATGTCTCACCGGCGCAATTGAAATTACAAGAAATTGCTAAAATACCTGACATACTTGATTTAGCTGTGCGCTCATTGTCCATTATGTTCGAT gtACGACTGCCAGAGATTACAATGGAACAAATACACGATCGCAGCAGTCCGCAATTAAACTTTTCCGCATATGATAGTAGTGATTATTTGGATATAACAAAAGTTTCGCCAATACAG ATGCAAAATAATTTAGCGAATTTATCAGCCACAATCGACCCTGCCACAGTGCCTATACAGGATTATGAGGTTAAATTCTTAGTGCGCTTTTTGCACAAAATCTCCTGTCGCCTCAATGAAATG TTTGGCGCCGAAATTCAAGCATTATGGTGTCGCACGGATTTTGTGGGGAAATTAGCGCGCCAATTATTGCATGCACCTATGACACAGCAGTGGTTTGACAAATCGAGAG GTGTCAGTGAATTGTGTGAGGAACGTCTACCCGCCCGTATATGCCTACGTCCATTGGCCTCATATCAAGTGCTCGGGCTCATCACATTTGCCATGCTCATCGGTTACTCATTATGGCATGCGCCCATTTATggactatttattttaatattactattttttatatatatcactATACTAGCATTATGTgtgtaa